One segment of Panulirus ornatus isolate Po-2019 chromosome 35, ASM3632096v1, whole genome shotgun sequence DNA contains the following:
- the LOC139760220 gene encoding uncharacterized protein, producing MVAPHSTGHLYRSLVRVPNSGADRAAVDVIFDLSRVSSLAATVSVSQTLPSALQHRLSFSDPENAKGQATSVTAVRPCSRLHGGQSVRATASRPSPRDSASQTAPVIASRPRSVRGGQAAPATASSSKTATTKPNTLPRCGKRTHLGESQQVNTTPAECDQPPTKKTKSLRKLPSQDGARASTDHVTLPQRNASSQPLSAGAAPAMLPVQSHLQPAVVMTLQQLLQELNLLRYKNQALKQQLSLFHILFRNKEKLTSVVRTLGIQVR from the coding sequence ATGGTTGCTCCACACTCCACGGGTCATCTGTATCGATCTCTGGTTCGCGTTCCCAACAGCGGAGCCGACAGAGCAGCCGTTGATGTCATCTTCGACTTGTCAAGGGTGTCATCCCTGGCAGCTACGGTGTCTGTTTCCCAAACTTTGCCGTCTGCTCTCCAGCATCGGCTTTCCTTTTCTGACCCTGAGAACGCCAAAGGTCAGGCAACCTCAGTTACTGCTGTTCGACCATGTTCAAGGCTTCATGGGGGTCAGTCAGTCCGGGCTACTGCCTCGAGGCCATCGCCAAGGGATAGTGCTAGTCAGACAGCCCCAGTTATTGCTTCAAGGCCACGAAGTGTCAGAGGAGGTCAGGCAGCCCCAGCTACTGCATCATCATCGAAGACGGCCACCACCAAGCCCAACACCTTACCAAGGTGTGGTAAACGCACACATCTTGGAGAGTCTCAACAGGTAAATACGACACCAGCTGAATGTGATCAACCTCCTACCAAAAAGACCAAAAGTTTGCGGAAGCTGCCTAGTCAGGACGGCGCCAGGGCCAGCACCGACCACGTAACCCTCCCTCAGAGGAACGCCAGCAGTCAACCCTTATCCGCAGGTGCTGCACCGGCAATGTTACCTGTTCAGAGCCACTTGCAGCCAGCTGTGGTTATGACTTTACAGCAGCTGCTTCAGGAGCTGAACCTTCTACGATACAAGAACCAAGCTTTGAAACAACAGCTTTCCCTGTTCCACATCCTGTTCCGCAACAAGGAAAAACTTACATCTGTAGTAAGGACCTTGGGCATTCAAGTGCGCTAG